The following are encoded in a window of Camarhynchus parvulus chromosome 1A, STF_HiC, whole genome shotgun sequence genomic DNA:
- the LOC115909903 gene encoding histone H1.10 — protein MSETAPAAAPAVAAPAAKAAAKKPKKAASGSKARKPAGPSVTELITKAVSASKERKGLSLAALKKALAAGGYDVEKNNSRIKLGLKSLVSKGTLVQTKGTGASGSFRLSKKPGEVKEKAPKKRAAAAKPKKPAAKKPASAAKKPKKAAAVKKSPKKAKKPAAAAAKKAAKSPKKATKAAKPKKAAAAAKSPAKAKAVKPKAAKPKAAKPKAAKAKKAAPKK, from the coding sequence ATGTCGGAGaccgctcccgccgccgctcccgccgtCGCGGCCCCCGCCGCCAAGGCCGCCGCCAAGAAGCCGAAGAAGGCGGCGAGCGGCTCCAAAGCCCGCAAGCCCGCGGGGCCCAGCGTCACCGAGCTGATCACCAAGGCCGTGTCCGCCTCCAAGGAGCGCAAGGGGCTCTCGCTCGCCGCGCTCAAGAAGGCGCTGGCCGCCGGCGGCTACGATGTGGAGAAGAACAACAGCCGCATCAAGCTGGGGCTCAAGAGCCTCGTCAGCAAGGGCACCCTGGTGCAGACCAAGGGCACCGGCGCCTCCGGCTCCTTCCGCCTCAGCAAGAAACCCGgggaagtgaaggaaaaagcCCCGAAGAAGAGAGCAGCTGCGGCCAAGCCTAAGAAGCCGGCGGCGAAGAAGCCCGCCAGCGCCGCCAAGAAGCCCAAGAAGGCGGCAGCGGTGAAGAAGAGCCCCAAAAAAGCCAAGAAGCCGGCGGCCGCCGCAGCCAAGAAGGCAGCGAAGAGCCCCAAGAAGGCGACAAAGGCTGCCAAGCCCAAAAAAGCCGCGGCAGCAGCCAAGAGCCCGGCTAAGGCGAAAGCAGTGAAGCCCAAAGCAGCCAAGCCCAAGGCGGCCAAGCCGAAAGCAGCCAAGGCGAAGAAGGCAGCGCCGAAGAAATGA
- the LOC115909931 gene encoding histone H2B 1/2/3/4/6 has product MPEPAKSAPAPKKGSKKAVTKTQKKGDKKRKKSRKESYSIYVYKVLKQVHPDTGISSKAMGIMNSFVNDIFERIAGEASRLAHYNKRSTITSREIQTAVRLLLPGELAKHAVSEGTKAVTKYTSSK; this is encoded by the coding sequence ATGCCCGAGCCGGCCAAGTCCGCCCCCGCGCCCAAGAAGGGCTCCAAGAAGGCGGTGACCAAGACGCAGAAGAAGGGCGACAAGAAGCGCAAGAAGAGCCGCAAGGAGAGCTACTCCATCTACGTGTACAAGGTGCTGAAGCAGGTGCACCCCGACACGGGCATCTCGTCCAAGGCCATGGGCATCATGAACTCCTTCGTCAACGACATCTTCGAGCGCATCGCGGGCGAGGCCTCGCGCCTGGCGCACTACAACAAGCGCTCCACCATCACCTCGCGGGAGATCCAGACGGCCGTGCGCCTGCTGCTGCCCGGCGAGCTGGCCAAGCACGCCGTGTCCGAGGGCACCAAGGCTGTCACCAAGTACACCAGCTCCAAGTAG
- the LOC115909930 gene encoding histone H2A.J has protein sequence MSGRGKQGGKVRAKAKSRSSRAGLQFPVGRVHRLLRKGNYAERVGAGAPVYMAAVLEYLTAEILELAGNAARDNKKTRIIPRHLQLAIRNDEELNKLLGKVTIAQGGVLPNIQAVLLPKKTESHKAKSK, from the coding sequence ATGTCCGGCCGCGGCAAACAGGGAGGCAAGGTCCGAGCCAAGGCCAAGTCGCGCTCGTCGCGGGCCGGGCTGCAGTTCCCCGTGGGCCGCGTGCACCGGCTGCTGCGCAAGGGCAACTACGCGGAGCGCGTGGGCGCTGGAGCTCCCGTCTACATGGCGGCCGTGCTGGAGTACCTGACGGCCGAGATCCTGGAGCTGGCGGGCAACGCGGCCCGCGACAACAAGAAGACGCGCATCATCCCCCGCCACCTGCAGCTCGCCATCCGCAACGACGAGGAGCTCAACAAGCTGCTGGGCAAGGTGACGATCGCACAGGGTGGCGTGCTGCCCAACATCCAGGCCGTGCTGCTGCCCAAGAAGACTGAGAGCCATAAAGCCAAGAGCAAGTAA